One Mauremys reevesii isolate NIE-2019 linkage group 5, ASM1616193v1, whole genome shotgun sequence genomic window carries:
- the CDKL2 gene encoding cyclin-dependent kinase-like 2, which yields MERSWLYHSSPSPVLVLLTLSAAQRHSCFGVKMEKYETLGLVGEGSYGMVMKCRNKDNGRIVAIKKFLESEDDKMVKKIAMREIKLLKQLRHENLVNLLEVCKKKKRWYLVFEFVDHTLLDDLELFPHGLDYSRVRKYLFQIIKGIGFCHSHNIIHRDIKPENILVSQSGVVKLCDFGFARTLAAPGEAYTDYVATRWYRAPELLVGDTKYGKAVDVWAIGCLVPEMLTGEPLFPGDSDIDQLYHIMKCLGNLTPRHEELFYKNPLFAGVRLPEVKEAEPLERRYPKLSAAVLDLAKKCLQIDPDKRPSCADLLQCDFFNKDGFTERFAQELRLKIQKDARDHPLPKKSKISKKDKDDSLGEERKMLDIQDFNIDPKIKDPKLLKVKLSKAEVEKADRSSNMSCLYDSGTSQFKTAPPTSMKDSNSSLDYIKNPGMVIPPIIPNLATITPNINVNSGMGTIPGTHNYRVDEKTKKYLTPFIKQGKHSPAGHYNVSLGTSVSNEKNVLQANKKRWEFSKTDVRLPELNYNHFPELKGVDVRNSRFVKKENKTVSESRIPSLATIDLHNPSLALQQISGTSLPDASEASFPRVER from the exons ATGGAACGCTCTTGGCTATATCACAGCTCCCCCTCACCAGTGTTAGTTCTCCTCACTCTTTCTGCAG CACAAAGACACAGCTGTTTCGGAGTTAAAATGGAAAAGTACGAGACCCTTGGGCTAGTCGGAGAAGGAAGCTACGGAATGGTAATGAAGTGTAGAAATAAAGACAACGGAAGAATAGTTGCCATcaagaagtttttggaaagtgagGATGataaaatggttaaaaaaattGCCATGCGAGAAATCAAGCTACTCAAG CAACTTCGACATGAAAATCTGGTGAACCTGCTGGAAGTGTGTAAGAAGAAGAAACGATGGTATCTGGTGTTCGAATTTGTAGATCACACACTCCTCGACGACCTTGAGCTGTTTCCACATGGACTAGATTACAGTAGAGTTCGGAAATATTTATTTCAGATTATAAAAGGAATAGGATTTTGTCACAGTCACAAT ATAATACACAGAGACATTAAACCGGAAAATATATTGGTCTCCCAATCAGGAGTTGTAAAACTCTGTGATTTTGGATTCGCTCGTACTCTGGCAGCCCCTGGTGAAGCTTACACTGACTATGTGGCAACGCGATGGTACAGAGCTCCAGAACTGTTGGTTGGCGATACCAAGTATGGCAA GGCTGTGGATGTGTGGGCCATTGGCTGTCTGGTCCCAGAAATGCTTACAGGAGAGCCCCTGTTTCCTGGGGACTCAGACATTGACCAGCTGTACCATATCATGAAATGTCTGG GCAACTTAACTCCACGGCATGAAGAGCTGTTCTATAAAAATCCACTCTTTGCTGGAGTGAGGTTGCCAGAGGTCAAGGAGGCCGAACCTCTTGAAAGACGGTATCCCAAGCTCTCTGCGGCAGTGTTAGATTTAGCCAAG AAATGCTTGCAGATTGATCCGGACAAAAGGCCATCCTGTGCTGACCTATTGCAGTGCGATTTCTTTAACAAAGATGGATTTACGGAAAG ATTTGCTCAGGAGCTTAGGTTAAAAATTCAGAAAGATGCCAGGGATCATCCTTtgccaaaaaaatcaaaaattagCAAAAAGGACAAAGATGATTCTTtaggagaagaaagaaaaatgcttgaTATCCAG GACTTCAACATTGATCCAAAGATCAAAGATCCTAAACTGTTGAAGGTGAAATTATCCAAAGCTGAGGTGGAGAAAGCTGACAGATCTTCCAATATGAGCTGCCTGTATGACAGTGGAACCAGTCAGTTCAAAACAGCCCCTCCGACAAGCATGAAAGACTCCAACAGCAGCTTGGATTACATAAAGAACCCAGGCATGGTTATTCCTCCCATTATCCCGAACCTTGCCACCATCACACCCAATATAAATGTTAACTCTGGGATGGGAACTATTCCTGGAACCCATAATTACAG aGTTGATGAGAAGACTAAAAAATACTTAACCCCTTTTATAAAGCAAGGGAAACATTCACCAGCAGGGCATTACAATGTCAGCTTGGGCACATCG GTCTCAAATGAAAAGAACGTTCTTCAGGCAAACAAGAAAAGATGGGAATTCTCCAAGACAGATGTGCGTTTGCCTGAGCTAAACTATAACCATTTCCCTGAACTCAAAGGAGTGGACG TTCGAAATTCCAGATTTGTCAAAAAGGAGAACAAAACAGTCTCAGAGTCTCGCATTCCGTCCCTTGCCACCATCGATCTTCACAACCCGAGCCTGGCTTTGCAACAG ATATCGGGAACAtcactgccagatgcttcagaagccAGCTTCCCTCGAGTAGAACGCTAG